One Hyperolius riggenbachi isolate aHypRig1 chromosome 12, aHypRig1.pri, whole genome shotgun sequence genomic window, tgattgctattacactaagaggcccctccatccctcccaccccagccgtcatgcactgattgctattacactaagaggcccctcctccatccctcccaccccagccatcacacactgattgctattacactaagaggcccctcctccatccctcccaccccagccatcacacactgattgctattacactaagaggcccctcccttatccctcccaccccagccatcacacactgattgctattacactaagaggcccctcctccatccctcccaccccagccgtcacacactgattgctattacactaagaggcccctccatccctcccaccccggccgtcacacactgattgctattacactaagaggcccctccatccctcccaccccagccgtcacacactgattgctattacactaagaggcccctccatccctcccaccccagccgtcacacactgattgctattacactaagaggcccctccccatccctcccaccccagccgtcacacactgattgctattacactaagaggctcctccccatccctcccaccccagccgtcacacactgattgctattacactaagaggcccctccatccctcccaccccagccgtcacacactgattgctattacactaagaggcccctccatccctcccaccccagccgtcatgcactgattgctattacactaagaggcccctcctccatccctcccaccccagccatcacacactgattgctattacactaagaggcccctcctccatccctcccaccccagccatcacacactgattgctattacactaagaggcccctcccttatccctcccaccccagccatcacacactgattgctattacactaagaggcccctcctccatccctcccaccccagccgtcacacactgattgctattacactaagaggcccctcccccatccctcccaccccagccgtcacacactaatcgctattacactaagaggccccttcctcatccctcccaccccagccgtcacacactgattgctattacactaagaggcccctccatcccccccaccccagccatcacacactgattgctgttacactaagaggcccctcccttatccctcccaccccagccatcacacactgattgctattacactaagaggcccctcccatccctccctccccagccgtcacacactgattgctattacactaagaggcacctcctccatccctcccaccccagctgtcacacactgattgctattacagtaagaggcccctcctccatccctcccaccccagccgtcacacactgattgctattacactaagaggcccctcctccatcactcccaccccagccatcacacactgattgctattacactaagaggcccctcctccatccctcccaccccagccgtcacacactaatcgctattacactaagaggcccctccatcccccccaccccagccatcacacactgattgctgttacactaagaggcccctcccttatccctcccaccccagccatcacacactgattgctattacactaagaggcccctcccatccctcccaccccagccgtcacacactgattgctattacactaagaggcacctcctccatccctcccaccccagctgtcacacactgattgctattacagtaagaggcccctcctccatccctcccaccccagccgtcacacactgattgctattacactaagaggcccctcctccatcactcccaccccagccgtcacacactgattgctattacactaagagacccctcccccatccctcccaccccagccgtcacacactgattgctattacactaagaggcccctccatccctcccaccccagccatcacacactgattgctgttacacgaagaggcccctcccttatccctcccaccccagccatcacacactgattgctattacactaagaggcccctcccatccctcccaccccagctgtcacacactgattgctattacactaaggggcccctcccccatccctcccaccccagccgtcacacactgattgctattacagtaagaggcccctcctccatccctcccaccccagccgtcacacactgattgcttttacactaagaggcccctcctccatcacttccaccccagccgtcacacactgattgctattacactaagaggcccctccatccctcccaccccagccgtcacacactgattgctattacactaagagacccctccccatccctcccaccccagccatcacacactgattgctattacactaagaggctcctcctcccattcctcccaccccagccatcacacactgattgctattacactaagaggcccctcctccatccctcccaccccagccgtcacacactgattgctattacactaagaggcccctcctccatccctcccaccccagccgtcacacactgattgctattacactaagaggcccctccatctctcccaccccagccgtcacacactgatttctattacactaagaggcccctccccatccctcccaccccagccatcacacactgattgctattacactaagaggcccctcctccatccctcccaccccagccgtcacacactgattgctattacactaagaggcccctccatccctcccaccccagccgtcacacactgattgctattacactaagaggcccctccattcctcccaccccagccgtcacacactgattgctattacactaagaggcccctcctccatccctcccaccccagccgtcacacactgattgctattacactaagaggcccctccatccctcccaccccagccgtcacacactgattgctattacactaagaggcccctcctccatccctcccaccccagctgtcacacactgattgctattacactaagaggcccctccatccctcccaccccagccatcacacactgattgctattacactaagaggcccctcctccatccctcccaccccagccgtcacacactgattgctattacactaagaggcccctcctccatccctcccaccccagccgtcacacactgattgctattacactaagaggcccatccatccctcccaccccagccgtcacacactgattgctattacactaagaggcccctcctccatccctcccaccccagccgtcacacactgattgctattacactaagaggcccctcccccatcccaccccagccatcacacactgattgctattacactaagaggcccctcctccatccctcccaccacagccatcacacactgattgctattacactaagaggcccctccatccctcccaccccagccgtcacacactgattgctattacactaagaggcccctccatccctcccaccccagccgtcacacactgattgctattacactaagaggcccctccccatccctctcaccccagccatcacacactgattgctattacactaagaggcccctccccatccctcccaccccagccgtcacacactgattgctattacactaagaggcccctccccatccctcccaccccagccgtcacacactgattgctattacactaagatgcccctcccatccctcccaccccagccgtcacacactgattgctattacactaagaggcacctcctccatccctcctaccccgctgtcacacactaattgctattagactaagaggtgccccagggcccccaacaccttcatctctagttatctggcttgctgtcactGCCACGTGTCCCCTTTTCTAATTTctccctgcttcaaacacaataggggaatgatatctGAGTGAGGTGTGCCCCCTCTTatactgcgctctgaggctggagcctctctcacccctgcctcgacccggccctgcaccccctcctacactgcgccctaaggctggagcctctctcgcctctgcctcagccctgcaccccctcctacactgcgccctgaggctggagcctctctcgcccctgccttggcccggcccagcTTGGAGGCGactcacgtttgtgagtatatcttcaTATCCTCAGTAATTTGCCAATTTAtcagtacatactgcaccattgggactCTCGGTTCCTCCTGTTTTTGTTTTACAAGAAAAGCAATGAGCTTTGTGACTTCCTGCAGACGTGCACTGTCTGCACTCTCTGTTGGCACCACGATTTCCCTAAcaggaaaaacattttatttgccaacagATTACTTTTACTTTTGGAATTGTATATGTGCAGAATTGATAGAAAACCAGTCCTGGACGAGTGATTTCCTACTTTAAGATTCTTAGTTACTTGGCAGCGAGTCTGATACTGTACATTTTATACCTGGCCACAGACCATACAGTCCTGAATGTACACGGTTAGTGTTGTTCCCTTGGGTTCCAGGAAGGaattgttaaagagagtctgaagccttaaaaaatACCTCTTTTACTTGCCAGTTTTCTTAAGCAATACGGCCATAGCTGAAACACTGCTTTCCGGTggcagaacaaggtatttataccCCAAAACCCCGGGGAAAAATTCATGACTTTCCAGGTcacggattttgctgcccgggggaggcagagctttgcgctgtggatctgcctccattcgcatcaATCTCCggcgatctccgcctctccccgcccctctcaatgaaagaagactgagaggggcagggagaggcggagcttgaagccagtagaggcagagctagagtgctaagctctgcctctaccaggaaggagcCCCAAATTTTGCCCcatggatttggggggtatacatGCCTCATTCTGCTAGGGGAATACAGCGTTTCAGCTGTGAtcttattgcttaaagagactctgtaacaattattTCGGCTGTATTTCTTCTGTGCTACAGGATCCTAAAGCaaatctaatgtgatctggcttactgcagccctttGTAGCTGCAGAGTCAGTGTAATAAATCATCTTATCTCTGAACAGTCGGTACTTGTCGTGCCGTCTCTGGAAGGGGCTGACTCTTCATTGTTGTTTAGCTGTTAGGCAGGCCttccctccacgccccctccacgcccctCTATGCTCGCTCCCGTGAGTTACAGGAAGTCTCTGCTCTATCTGGCTTTGAGGCTGCAGACCAGGAAGAGAGCTGGCTTTGGAAGGAGCTGCTGGGGCTTTCTGCGTGATTCCTGACACAGGCAGAGGGCTCCAGTCTGCAGGCTCGGATAACAGTCTGCCATGCTGCATCAGAGACGCTGGGAGAAACAAGGTAAACAAACTAATGACCTCTTGAGATTCAATCTCTTACTGTTCAAACCGAGGTCTGTTTGCAGCTTGCTtgtgtatagattttttttttgtgttgagatactgtatatcaacctatacctctctctctctattcatccatccatccatccatccatatatatagagagatatatatctTGGCTAAACAGTCCTGTGGCCCCTATACCCTGGCTATCCTTCTCTATGGCCCTAGTACGCTGCCTAACCTGACCTATGGCCCTAGTACGCTGCCTAACCTGACCTATGGCCCTAGTACGCTGCCTAACCTGACCTATGGCCCTAGTACGCTGCCTAACCTGACCTATGGCCCTAGTACGCTGCCTAACCTGACCTATGGCCCTAGTACGCTGCCTAACCTGACCTATGGCCCCATAATGCTCGCAAAACTGTTCTGTGGACCCATAACGCTAGGTAAACTCTCCTTTGGCCCCTATACGCTGGCTAACCTCTCCTTTGGCCCCTATACGTTGGCTAACCTCTCCTTTGGCCCCTATACGTTGGCTAACCTCTCCTTTGGCCCCTATACGCTGCCTAACATGTTCTGTGCCCCCTATAGGCTGGCTATCCTGTCCTGTGCCCCCTATACAACGGCTAACCTGTCCCGTGCCCCCTATACAACGGCTAACCTGTCCCGTGCCCCCTATACAACGTCTAACCTGTCCTGTGCCCCCTATACAATGGCTAACCTGTCCCGTGCCCCCTATACAACGGCTAACCTGTCCCGTGCCCCCTATACAACGGCTAACCTGTCCCGTGCCCCCTATACAACGTCTAACCTGTCCTGTGCCCCCTATACAATGGCTAACCTGTCCCGTGCCCCCTATACAACGGCTAACCTGTCCCGTGCCCCCTATACAACGTCTAACCTGTCCTGTGCCCCCTATACAacggctaacctgtcctgtgccCCCTATACAACGGCTAACCTGTCCCGTGGCCCCATAAtgctggctaacctgtcctgtggtcaTTATATGCTGGCCTATCTTTCactctccatagaacagtacaTGCATCCTCCTGTCTCTTTCCCTCTCCATACGACAGTACATGCATCCTCCTGTCTCTTTCCCTCACCATACGACAgtacatgcatcctcctgcctctcctcccctctccataggacagtacatgcatcctcctgcctctcctcctctctccataggacagtacatgcatcctcctgcctctcctcctctctccataggacagtacatgcatcctcctgcctctcctcctctctccataggacagtacatgcatcctcctgcctctcctcccctctccatagcacagtacatgcagcctcctgcctctcctcccctctccataggacagtacatgcagcctcctgcctcctcccctctccatagcacagtacatgcagcctcctgcctctcctcccctctccataggacagtacatgctgcctctcctcttctctccacaggacagtacatgcatactcctgcctctcctcccctctccttaggacagtacatgcatcctcctgcctctttccctctccataCAACAGTACATgcctcctcctgcctctcctcccctctccatagcacagtacatgcagcctcctgcctctcctcccctctccataggacagtacatgcagcctcctgcctcctcccctctccatagcacagtacatgcagcctcctgcctctcctcccctctccataggacagtacatgctgcctctcctcttctctccacaggacagtacatgcatactcctgcctctcctcccctctccttaggacagtacatgcatcctcctgcctctttccctctccataCAACAGTACATgcctcctcctgcctctcctcccctctccatagcacagtacatgcagcctcctgcctctcctcccctctccatagtacagtacatgcatcctcctgcctctcctcccctctccacaggacagtacatgcagcctcctgcctctcctcccctctccatagcacagtacatgcagcctcctgcctctcctcccctctccataggacagtacatgcagcctcctgcctctcctcttctctccacaggacagtacatgcatcctcctgcctctcctcctctctccataggacagtacatgcatcctcctgcctctcctcctctctccataggacagtacatgcagcctcctgcctctcctctccatagtacagtacatgcagcctcctgcctctcctcccctctccatagcacagtacatgcagcctcctgcctctcctcccctctccataggacagtacatgcagcctcctgtctctcctcaccataggacagtacatgcatcctcctgcctctttccctctccataCAACAGTACATgcctcctcctgcctctcctcttctctccacAGGACAGTACATgcctcctcctgcctctcctcctctctccataggacagtacatgcatcctcctgcctctcctcctctctccataggacagtacatgcatcctcctgcctctcctcccctctccataggacagtacatgcagcctcctgcctctcctcccctctccataggacagtacatgcagcctcctgcctcctcccctctccataggacagtacatgcatcctcctgcctctcctcctctctccataggacagtacatgcagcctcctgcctctcctcccctctccataggacagtacatgcagcctcctgcctctcctcttctctccacaggacagtacatgctgcctctcctcttctctccacaggacagtacatgcatcctcctgcctctcctcccctctccttaggacagtacatgcatcctcctgcctctcctcctctctccataggacagtacatgcatcctcctgcctctcctcccctctccatagcacagtacatgcagcctcctgcctctcctcccctctccataggacagtacatgcagcctcctgcctcctcccctctccatagcacagtgcatgcagcctcctgcctctcctcctctctccataggacagtacatgctgcctctcctcttctctccacaggacagtacatgcatcctcctgcctctcctcctctctccacaggacagtacatgcatcctcctgtctctttccctctccatacaacagtacatgcatcctcctgcctctcaATATAAATTAGTTGTGCCCGTTTgtcatgcatttatgtaacacatGGACAATTTTTATCCATAACATGATTATAATGTTGTAAATTAGtatgctaactttttttttttttttcatttcagaacAATGCCGTACTGTGTGATTGAGAGTTGTCCAAATAGAAGAGTGAACCCAGACTCAGATGAAACATTTATCTATCATGTTTTCCCAAAAAGCATCGAAAATATTAAAATATGGTTAATGAAAACCGGCCAACAATTTAATGATTTAGAGGGTGTTGCACAGAAAATCCTAGATGGAAAAGATACAGATGTCTTCAGAATTTGTTCAGCACACTTTGAACCTCAGTGCTATAAAACCACTTCCAAACAAAAAGTACTTCAAAAGGGCTCCATACCAACCATATTTCCTACAGCACATAATAACATCTACATCGATGAAGACTTTGTTCTGaacttcaaaagaaaaaaaaagaaagcccaaAAAAAAGGTGGATCTTCTAATACATGCACCCATTGTGGAAACACTACACCCACTGCAAAAATTGTCTTCCGCACTGTTGATGCATCAAGCCAAACAGACGTTATCACAACTGACGTATCCACCCAAACGGAAGATTTCAACTTCTCTGATTTTTCAACAATTTCAGTGTGTTCTGATCTCAACTTTTCACAGACTTCTGAACAATCAAATCAGCAGGTTGAATCCACACCACAAAAAAATCAAGAAGAGGCTACAGGTTCGCAATATCTACCCTCAGTAATAGAATTACTTTCTGATAATCCGATAGAAGGTGAaaacagcaatttaaaaaaaaggaaaagatcaaCGAATGAGGGAGAAGATACTACTCGTCAAAATAAACATCAATTTCAAGAACAGACAAATATATCTGAAGAATTTGACAAATCTACATCCCCAGAAGAAAATCTACCAAATAGTGATGAAGAATACTTCCCATCCACTATCACAGAAGATCCATCCGATGTCACCCTACGGCCAGAATTCATGGATAGTCTACTTTCAACCATTGATGAAGATAATCCAGAATTTATAACAAATGTTTCAAAAATGAGAAAATTCTTAGTGTTCGAATCCTGCTTAGACGAATTGATCAGTAAAGTCCAATGTCAACAATCACCAACATGTCACCAAAAAATtgtcaaaataaataaacaactaaGAGGATCAGCAGTGATTATTAGAGGAGTTTGTGAGGAAGGACATAGATTTAAAATTTTTGAGTCCCAACCCAAAATAAAACGTCATTATTCTGGAAATATACTTTTAGCTGCAGGAATTGTTTGCAGCGGAGCAAATTTTTCAAAAACGTATCACTTATTCAAACTTTTAGGAGTTTCGCAAATCTGTGAAAAAACTTTTTTCAACTATCAAAAAAAATTTTGCTTTCCCGCAATTAATTTAGCAtgggagaaagaaagaaaaaagaatatACAAGAAGCAAGTGTACACCATATCACACTAGCTGGAGACGGGCAATGTGACAGCCCTGGACACAGCGCAAAATATTGTATATACAGTGTAATGGATATAGTGACACGTAAAATCATTGATTTTGAAGTAGTACAGTCTACTCAATGTTCATCATCTGTAGCTATGGAAAAATTAGGGTTTGATATTTGCATGAGTAGGATTATCTCGGAGGGTTTAAAAATTATGCTGTTTGCATCGGATAAACATCCAGGAATACGAAAAGTGATGCGTGAGAAATATGGACACATCATACATCAATTTGATGTATGGCATTACGCTAAGAACATCAGTAAAAAAATTAGAACAGCTTCAAAAAAAAAGGTGAACGAAAGTTTGATTCCTTGGATTGACAAAATATACAACCACTTCTGGTGGTCAGTTCAACAATGTGAAAATAACGAAGAGAAATTGGAAAAACTTTGGTTGTCAGTTTTACATCATGTAGTTGACGAGCATGAGTGGATTGAAAATGGCAATCTTGAGAAATGTGAACATGATCCTATAACCGACACCGAACACAATCGTGGAATCTGGCTCCACGTAAACAGTTCTTCTTTCAACCGACTTGAAGAAATTGTCAAACATCGACAAATTTTGGCTGATCTGAAAAACTTGATCTGGTTTTGCCATACTGGGCCTCTTGAAGTCTTCCATAGTAATGTTCTCAAATATAGAACAAAACGAATACACTATGGAATGGATTCAATGCAAGCTCGAACAATGCTTGCTGCATTATCAAACAACCACAATGTGGGGAGAAAGCAGGCGGTTGTTAAAAAAGAGCACCGAAAAAGTGCTCCTCGTGGAAGCAAAAGATACAGATTCGTTgcaccaaaaggaaaaaaaaaatgggttacACGCAAAGTATACGATCCCAAACTATACACGTTCATTGGTCCAATTTTGGAAGACACTCTAAAAGTTTGCCAAGGCACTTTGTTGACTTCATGGGTATCCAGTACTTCAACCTTGCCACAAAACATTGCATCTGTCCCCAGGCCTGATACACAGGAGATGATACACCAAATGCAATCTAGATTTGGCTCCAGCTCATAATAAGGCTTTGTAAATAAATGTTCCTTTGTGAATTCTGCAACATGGACTTGACTATGTCatttgatttgtttatttttttattctttcaaTTATACATTTTTCAAGTATTCTTTATTGAACTgttctttttttgtgtttaattatTGAATAAAAACCATTCAAGATGTTTTATACGATTTGTCTGTATACgtgattggttggtgtgtgtatgtatatatgtgtgtgtgtgtgtgtgtgtgtgtgtgtgtgtgtgtgtgtatgtatgtgtgtgtgtatacacacacacacacacacacacacacacacacacacacacacacacacacacacacacacacacacacacacacacaccaggaaggAGGTTAGTGTGCCCAGCGGTGGGGAGGTGTGTAGGGCCCCAACTCACCTGGGTCCTCCTGTCCACTATCCCCACCAGCTTTATGCACACGGTGTATGTCATCATCAGTCAGGAAAATAATTACTTGTCTCTTTATTCTGTGTTACAAACAATGTGTACCACcacttgtcacttcctgcatttcccCACACTGTACAATGGCCGgctttgcaggaagtgacgagtggATGTACGTATCATTTTGAACAGAGGTGAGTAattttgaaagaaaaaatgtaatgaaaaaaccttCCCTGGGCATACTCCTCTGGTTAGTGACGCCTCAGGatactattgaggcttcccctgtcctcctcaatCCCACGACGGTGGCTAAAAACCTCCCGgagtggcagcaatgtaaatatttaacaTCCTGGCGCAGGCGCAGGATTCACTCTCCGCTCCGAGATAGGCGAAAACAGCCGTTTTCTGTCGGGCCACTCTACTATGCTGGCACAATTCTCTTGCGCCTTCCCAGTATAGCGGAACCAACAGAGATTggttattttcgcctatctccgtgcggagaactGCAGCAGCGCCCCCGCTGTAGCCAGGCAAGCTAAGTATTGCACAGGCAGACAAATTGTCACCTGTgctttccgtgggctgcagcaagaccgccatgggacacaggaggatgggggaagcctcaatagggtccagaggcttcccccgtcggaggtgagtaccccccaggggacctttttttt contains:
- the LOC137540780 gene encoding uncharacterized protein, which produces MPYCVIESCPNRRVNPDSDETFIYHVFPKSIENIKIWLMKTGQQFNDLEGVAQKILDGKDTDVFRICSAHFEPQCYKTTSKQKVLQKGSIPTIFPTAHNNIYIDEDFVLNFKRKKKKAQKKGGSSNTCTHCGNTTPTAKIVFRTVDASSQTDVITTDVSTQTEDFNFSDFSTISVCSDLNFSQTSEQSNQQVESTPQKNQEEATGSQYLPSVIELLSDNPIEGENSNLKKRKRSTNEGEDTTRQNKHQFQEQTNISEEFDKSTSPEENLPNSDEEYFPSTITEDPSDVTLRPEFMDSLLSTIDEDNPEFITNVSKMRKFLVFESCLDELISKVQCQQSPTCHQKIVKINKQLRGSAVIIRGVCEEGHRFKIFESQPKIKRHYSGNILLAAGIVCSGANFSKTYHLFKLLGVSQICEKTFFNYQKKFCFPAINLAWEKERKKNIQEASVHHITLAGDGQCDSPGHSAKYCIYSVMDIVTRKIIDFEVVQSTQCSSSVAMEKLGFDICMSRIISEGLKIMLFASDKHPGIRKVMREKYGHIIHQFDVWHYAKNISKKIRTASKKKVNESLIPWIDKIYNHFWWSVQQCENNEEKLEKLWLSVLHHVVDEHEWIENGNLEKCEHDPITDTEHNRGIWLHVNSSSFNRLEEIVKHRQILADLKNLIWFCHTGPLEVFHSNVLKYRTKRIHYGMDSMQARTMLAALSNNHNVGRKQAVVKKEHRKSAPRGSKRYRFVAPKGKKKWVTRKVYDPKLYTFIGPILEDTLKVCQGTLLTSWVSSTSTLPQNIASVPRPDTQEMIHQMQSRFGSSS